A genomic region of Brevibacillus sp. JNUCC-41 contains the following coding sequences:
- the cphA gene encoding cyanophycin synthetase has translation MKINRVRYLKGPNYFAYTPTICIELDIGELEQKPSDSIPGFNEKLLKTLPNLGSHTCSKGYRGGFAERLRKGTWMGHILEHMTIELQNLAGIEAIRGKTIMMEKKGVYYVTFDYQEPHSGFQAFLAAKDIVEAILSGEKLINVQSYVKQIEQLYYKNKLGPSTEAIFKAAQAKDIPVERMGDESLLRLGTGTRQKYVQATISSQTSNIAVENSCDKSLTKSILRGCGLPVPEGEVAHSIEDIFASADRLGFPLVIKPYNGRQGQGVITHIKNKDELFNVINCLELHVEKYIVERHIEGHDYRLLIVNGELIAASLRLPPYVIGNGKETIRSLIEKENCNELRGEGHEKPMSKIPLTHTVTCYLEKSNRTLETIPNQGELVQVVGNANLSTGGKAIDVTDQVHPTIKNMAVAAAKAIGLDIAGIDFICEDISKPIEHSRTAIIEVNAAPGIRMHHYPSEGKKRDVGKAIVDYLFPTREEAAIPIIAVTGTNGKTTTTRLVHYFLTNEKTKVGMTNSDGVYIGDEVLDQGDCSGPVSARMVLAHPEVDVAVLETARGGILREGLAFRKCDVGIITNVSEDHLGRDGIDTLDDLIKLKRLIAEVVMKTGYCVLNADDPNVAAMNAYTDGEVIYTSTDATQPHVKAAINGGCKVWFVNEQGVICHSSDGVIHPFMDCTVIPITISGMARHNIANLLQALAAAETQGVSMEELRRKAATFMPDTNLSKGRFNLKKLKERTIIIDYAHNEAGLKAIFETVSAYNKNRLITVLAGPGDRINEELTRLSKVAAMNSDLFIIKEDDDLRGREPFEVAGLLQEAAVEAGLQKNRIFIEPNELDAFIKAWETSQPGDLLLFFYTDFEYVESFFEKVSTNPLPKK, from the coding sequence ATGAAGATCAATCGAGTCCGTTATTTAAAAGGACCTAATTATTTTGCTTATACACCTACGATTTGCATTGAATTGGATATAGGGGAACTTGAACAGAAACCATCTGATTCAATACCTGGATTCAATGAAAAATTGTTAAAGACGCTCCCGAACTTGGGAAGCCATACATGTTCAAAAGGGTATCGAGGCGGTTTCGCCGAAAGGCTGAGAAAAGGAACATGGATGGGACATATATTGGAGCATATGACGATTGAGCTTCAAAACTTGGCCGGAATCGAAGCCATTCGTGGAAAAACGATAATGATGGAAAAAAAAGGTGTTTATTATGTTACCTTTGACTATCAGGAGCCTCACTCAGGTTTTCAAGCTTTTTTAGCAGCAAAAGATATCGTGGAAGCCATCCTGAGTGGTGAAAAACTTATAAATGTTCAATCTTATGTAAAACAAATAGAGCAGTTATATTATAAAAATAAACTGGGGCCAAGTACCGAAGCCATTTTTAAGGCAGCGCAGGCAAAAGATATCCCTGTCGAGCGAATGGGTGATGAAAGCTTACTGCGTTTAGGAACCGGTACAAGGCAGAAGTATGTCCAGGCAACAATATCTAGCCAAACTTCGAATATTGCGGTTGAGAATTCATGTGACAAATCATTGACCAAATCAATTTTAAGAGGATGTGGCCTCCCTGTACCTGAAGGGGAAGTTGCCCATTCAATTGAAGATATCTTTGCCTCGGCGGACAGGCTGGGTTTTCCACTGGTCATAAAACCGTATAATGGAAGACAGGGGCAAGGTGTCATCACTCATATCAAAAATAAGGATGAGCTATTCAATGTAATTAATTGTTTGGAGTTGCATGTGGAGAAGTACATAGTCGAACGGCATATTGAAGGACATGATTATCGGTTACTGATAGTCAACGGAGAACTTATCGCCGCTAGTTTGAGGCTTCCTCCCTATGTTATTGGAAACGGTAAGGAAACGATACGCAGTTTGATAGAAAAGGAAAATTGTAATGAGTTGCGGGGAGAAGGTCATGAAAAGCCGATGTCAAAAATCCCGCTTACACATACCGTGACATGCTACTTGGAAAAATCGAATCGGACGCTCGAAACCATTCCGAATCAAGGGGAATTGGTTCAAGTTGTGGGCAATGCAAATCTTTCGACTGGTGGAAAGGCAATCGATGTAACGGACCAGGTTCACCCCACCATAAAAAATATGGCTGTTGCTGCCGCGAAAGCGATTGGTTTGGATATAGCCGGAATAGATTTTATCTGTGAGGATATATCAAAGCCAATCGAACATTCAAGGACTGCGATTATTGAAGTGAATGCTGCACCGGGAATTCGAATGCATCATTATCCGAGTGAAGGAAAAAAAAGGGATGTAGGCAAAGCCATTGTCGATTACTTATTTCCGACTAGGGAAGAGGCTGCTATACCGATCATCGCAGTGACCGGAACAAATGGAAAGACGACAACGACGCGATTGGTTCATTATTTTCTTACTAATGAAAAAACAAAGGTTGGCATGACAAATTCTGATGGAGTATATATCGGCGATGAGGTATTGGATCAAGGTGACTGCAGTGGCCCTGTCAGTGCAAGAATGGTATTGGCCCATCCTGAAGTTGATGTAGCCGTATTGGAAACGGCCCGGGGCGGAATTCTGCGTGAAGGTCTGGCTTTTCGGAAATGTGATGTGGGGATCATCACCAATGTAAGTGAGGATCACCTCGGCCGTGATGGAATCGATACATTGGATGATCTCATAAAATTAAAGAGGCTGATTGCCGAAGTCGTAATGAAAACAGGTTATTGTGTGCTGAATGCAGATGATCCGAATGTAGCTGCCATGAACGCCTATACAGATGGGGAGGTCATTTACACCTCTACAGATGCCACCCAGCCTCATGTTAAGGCTGCGATTAATGGTGGATGTAAAGTTTGGTTCGTCAATGAACAAGGCGTGATTTGTCATTCATCTGATGGAGTCATCCATCCATTCATGGATTGCACCGTTATTCCAATTACGATTTCCGGCATGGCACGTCATAATATCGCCAATTTACTTCAGGCGTTAGCCGCAGCCGAAACACAAGGCGTTTCAATGGAAGAACTAAGAAGGAAGGCTGCCACATTTATGCCTGATACGAATTTGTCCAAAGGACGTTTCAATTTAAAGAAGTTGAAAGAGCGCACGATCATCATCGACTATGCTCATAATGAAGCTGGATTGAAGGCTATATTCGAAACGGTCAGTGCCTATAATAAAAATCGTCTAATCACTGTTTTGGCAGGACCAGGGGATCGTATTAATGAAGAGCTTACCAGGCTCTCCAAGGTGGCGGCCATGAATTCTGATCTATTCATCATTAAAGAAGATGATGATTTACGTGGAAGGGAACCGTTCGAAGTAGCCGGGCTGCTTCAGGAAGCTGCCGTAGAAGCTGGGTTACAGAAAAATCGGATATTCATCGAACCTAATGAATTGGACGCATTCATAAAAGCCTGGGAAACATCACAACCGGGTGACCTATTATTGTTCTTTTACACGGATTTCGAATATGTAGAGAGTTTTTTCGAAAAGGTTTCAACAAATCCATTGCCGAAGAAATAA
- a CDS encoding cyanophycinase: MNCGELLIIGGAEDKCLEGEVLNKFVELAAHNDGGIGILPSASEIPEEVSAEYIKIFRDLGVNRVEVIKLDSRQDADDPEICEQLKSFSAIFISGGNQSRLSELIGKTKFHDALSKAWHKGMVIAGTSAGASILGKYMIVAADTMLNDNKLKVEIGVGFGFLDGLIIDQHFSQRGRFDRLLSAIAGKKEIMGIGIDENTAILVKDGHFEVVGQHQVLVLDGSTSDYISITTSDNGSEELTLSGFNLHALTRGYRFDLLTRKLLMKKGIQQ; the protein is encoded by the coding sequence ATGAATTGTGGTGAATTACTTATCATTGGAGGGGCAGAGGATAAGTGCCTTGAAGGTGAAGTATTAAATAAATTTGTCGAGCTTGCAGCCCATAACGACGGCGGAATAGGAATATTGCCTTCAGCAAGTGAAATTCCTGAGGAAGTGAGTGCAGAGTATATCAAGATCTTCAGGGATTTAGGCGTGAACAGGGTGGAAGTGATCAAGCTGGATTCAAGGCAGGATGCAGACGATCCAGAAATTTGTGAACAGCTGAAATCTTTTTCAGCTATCTTCATTTCAGGGGGAAACCAAAGCCGATTATCTGAACTGATTGGTAAAACCAAGTTCCACGATGCCCTTTCTAAAGCCTGGCATAAAGGAATGGTGATAGCAGGGACAAGTGCTGGCGCTTCGATTTTAGGTAAGTATATGATCGTCGCTGCTGACACGATGCTGAATGACAATAAATTAAAGGTTGAAATTGGAGTAGGTTTCGGCTTCCTTGACGGCCTGATAATCGATCAACATTTTTCCCAGCGTGGCCGCTTTGACCGTCTGTTAAGTGCGATAGCAGGGAAAAAAGAAATTATGGGTATTGGCATTGATGAAAATACAGCAATTTTAGTTAAAGACGGTCATTTTGAAGTTGTAGGCCAACATCAAGTATTGGTTCTTGATGGCAGCACCAGTGATTATATCAGTATCACAACTTCTGATAATGGCAGTGAAGAGTTGACTCTTTCGGGATTTAACCTTCATGCCCTAACAAGAGGATACCGTTTTGACCTGCTTACCAGGAAATTGTTGATGAAAAAGGGGATCCAACAATGA
- the yidC gene encoding membrane protein insertase YidC → MNKKNMLLIAVLFLATTLLTGCSAATSGPFHTALVNPMTKMLEFNAHLFNGNYGLSIIMMTFLIRLVLLPLTAKQYKTQLSMKTKMNGLKPEMTAIQQKIKETKDPAKQKALQQEMMQLYQKHGVNPLNMGCLPLLIQMPILMGFYYAIQGSHEIATHNFLWYSLGQPNIAMAIIAGVIYYFQSVISMRQMPEEQQKQMKLMSLLSPAMILFISFSAPAALPLYWSIGGIFMIVQSIVLQRIYKKDHAAVPAANETVIKKS, encoded by the coding sequence TTGAATAAGAAAAACATGCTTTTAATTGCCGTCCTATTTTTGGCAACCACCCTTTTGACAGGTTGCTCAGCAGCAACGAGCGGGCCATTTCATACTGCATTGGTTAACCCGATGACAAAAATGCTAGAATTTAATGCTCATTTGTTTAATGGCAACTACGGTTTAAGCATCATCATGATGACATTTTTGATTCGCCTTGTCTTGCTTCCACTGACTGCCAAGCAATATAAAACACAGCTTAGCATGAAAACGAAGATGAATGGGCTGAAACCGGAAATGACAGCAATCCAGCAGAAAATCAAAGAGACGAAAGATCCAGCTAAACAAAAGGCCCTTCAACAGGAAATGATGCAGCTTTACCAAAAGCATGGAGTCAATCCTTTAAACATGGGATGCCTGCCGCTCTTGATTCAAATGCCGATTCTAATGGGCTTTTATTATGCCATTCAAGGTTCCCATGAAATTGCGACCCATAATTTCCTTTGGTACAGTCTTGGCCAGCCGAATATTGCCATGGCGATTATTGCTGGTGTCATTTATTACTTCCAATCGGTCATTTCCATGAGACAAATGCCGGAAGAACAGCAGAAACAAATGAAGCTGATGAGCCTGCTCTCACCAGCAATGATTTTATTCATTTCTTTCTCTGCTCCTGCTGCATTGCCGCTGTATTGGTCGATCGGAGGTATATTCATGATTGTTCAGTCAATCGTGCTTCAGCGAATATATAAAAAAGACCATGCCGCTGTCCCGGCTGCAAATGAAACGGTTATCAAAAAAAGCTAA
- a CDS encoding MFS transporter, which yields MELQVKPKSKKWKGNFGLYFSLPILSWAFYDFANTIFSSNINTIFFPFFLQEQIGENAVLDQIASTFISYANAIASLFLVLFSPLFGVMIDRTGKMKKYIIIFTLISVVCTFLMGVFGGAPFEGKLLGIPISLAIVILLFVIAKFFYHSSLVFYDTMMSDLGTKQQLPLISGFGVAVGYLGTLVGLSIYPFISKGSSHEAFIPTAILFLVFSLPLFFFLKETPKQQKAKQPFLSGYKEIKSTFKEMQSYRSVFTFMIAYFFLNDAIATTIGMMAVYAKTVVGFSSSGFILLYLVSTVSSIAGSFLFGYITQSKGPRLAVTYVGVLLLVALFIAVFAQTALWFWIAGSMFGISLGSMWVTSRTYIVELTPVGKRGQFFGLFAFSGKVSSIIGPLLYGTITLVFHDLGTLASRMALGSLIIMTVIGLGFLLKLKGLEEVK from the coding sequence ATGGAATTGCAGGTGAAACCGAAGTCTAAAAAATGGAAGGGGAATTTTGGTTTGTATTTTTCCCTGCCCATTCTCTCTTGGGCGTTTTACGATTTTGCCAATACGATTTTTTCTTCTAATATCAATACGATTTTCTTTCCATTCTTCCTCCAGGAACAGATTGGGGAAAATGCCGTTCTTGATCAGATTGCAAGTACCTTCATCTCCTACGCTAATGCGATTGCCAGTTTGTTTCTTGTTTTATTTTCCCCGCTGTTCGGAGTCATGATCGATCGAACGGGAAAAATGAAAAAATACATTATAATTTTTACACTCATTTCTGTTGTATGTACATTTTTAATGGGAGTATTTGGAGGGGCTCCGTTCGAAGGAAAGCTTCTGGGCATTCCAATTTCTTTAGCAATCGTCATTCTTTTATTTGTGATAGCAAAGTTTTTCTATCATTCGAGTCTTGTTTTCTATGATACGATGATGAGTGATTTAGGCACGAAACAGCAATTGCCGCTTATATCAGGATTTGGAGTGGCGGTAGGCTATCTTGGAACGTTAGTGGGACTGTCGATCTATCCATTCATTAGTAAGGGGAGTTCACATGAAGCCTTTATTCCGACGGCCATTTTATTTCTGGTTTTTTCCCTTCCTTTATTCTTTTTTTTAAAAGAGACTCCAAAACAACAAAAAGCGAAACAACCTTTTTTATCAGGTTATAAGGAAATTAAATCAACATTTAAAGAGATGCAATCCTATCGATCGGTTTTTACATTCATGATTGCTTATTTCTTTTTAAACGATGCAATTGCAACCACTATCGGCATGATGGCCGTATATGCCAAGACTGTTGTTGGATTTTCCTCAAGCGGATTCATTTTGCTTTACTTGGTATCGACAGTTTCGAGTATTGCCGGATCGTTTCTGTTTGGATATATTACGCAGTCGAAGGGTCCGCGACTAGCTGTGACATATGTGGGAGTTCTGCTCTTGGTCGCATTATTTATTGCAGTCTTCGCACAAACGGCTCTTTGGTTCTGGATTGCAGGGAGTATGTTCGGCATTTCACTAGGTTCGATGTGGGTGACATCACGGACATATATCGTTGAATTGACCCCGGTAGGGAAAAGGGGGCAATTTTTTGGACTATTTGCATTTTCCGGAAAAGTTTCTTCCATAATCGGTCCGCTTTTATATGGGACGATAACGTTGGTATTCCATGACCTCGGTACATTGGCGAGCCGGATGGCATTAGGGTCACTGATCATCATGACAGTAATAGGCCTGGGCTTTCTTTTGAAGCTGAAGGGATTGGAAGAAGTGAAATAG
- a CDS encoding pyridoxamine 5'-phosphate oxidase family protein encodes MSQTQIKEKVLNIIRDHKIGVLSTVENNKPHSRYMTFFNDELTLYTPTSGKTEKIDEIEKNPNVHILIGYDNEGLGDSYLEISGTSKINDSQELKDKLWNESFEDWFEGPKDPNYLILQIKPESIRLMNNNGEPPQELSL; translated from the coding sequence ATGAGCCAAACCCAAATAAAAGAAAAAGTATTGAACATCATTCGTGATCATAAAATAGGAGTTTTATCGACAGTTGAAAACAACAAACCACATTCGCGCTATATGACATTCTTTAACGATGAATTAACTTTATACACACCAACGAGTGGAAAGACGGAAAAAATTGATGAAATTGAAAAGAATCCTAATGTTCATATTCTGATCGGCTATGATAATGAAGGATTAGGCGATTCCTACCTGGAAATCTCAGGTACCTCGAAAATAAACGACTCACAGGAACTAAAGGATAAATTATGGAATGAATCATTTGAAGATTGGTTCGAAGGTCCGAAAGATCCCAATTATTTAATCCTTCAAATTAAACCGGAAAGCATTCGGTTGATGAACAACAATGGGGAACCTCCACAAGAATTATCATTATAA
- a CDS encoding glycerophosphodiester phosphodiesterase, whose amino-acid sequence MIAFILIILLTILVLFAIYAKRSKNDFPESFIMQHSPLKIGHRGASGYCPENTMASYIKAIELGADFLEVDIHLSKDDVLVVHHDPTLDRTTNGKGSLRNYTAAELKELDAGSWYHSRYKNERIPLLSEVLENFGSEVGILIEIKHPSAYPGIEQKLAEVLEKFREYSTSKNRIMVHSFDMESMKRFHQLMPDIQVGVLIKRRINDEKLKEIAEFASFLNPKQTILSTKLQMRIQKHGMKVYTWTVNNKKQMRMFKKMQVDGIISDFPDYFLD is encoded by the coding sequence ATGATTGCATTTATTCTTATTATCTTGTTAACCATACTTGTACTGTTCGCTATCTACGCTAAAAGATCAAAGAACGATTTCCCTGAAAGCTTCATAATGCAGCATTCCCCCCTTAAAATTGGACATCGCGGTGCATCTGGATATTGCCCCGAGAATACAATGGCATCTTATATTAAAGCAATTGAATTGGGAGCTGATTTCCTGGAAGTGGATATCCATCTTAGTAAAGATGATGTACTTGTGGTTCATCATGATCCCACACTGGATCGAACCACAAACGGCAAAGGGAGCCTCCGTAATTACACGGCAGCCGAATTAAAGGAATTGGATGCAGGAAGCTGGTATCATTCTCGCTATAAGAATGAGAGGATTCCTTTACTGAGTGAGGTATTGGAGAATTTCGGGTCAGAAGTTGGAATCTTAATCGAAATAAAACATCCATCTGCTTATCCTGGCATTGAACAGAAACTTGCAGAAGTATTAGAGAAATTCCGAGAATATTCAACAAGTAAAAATAGGATAATGGTACATTCGTTCGATATGGAATCCATGAAAAGGTTTCATCAATTAATGCCGGACATACAAGTGGGCGTTTTGATTAAACGGCGAATTAATGACGAAAAATTAAAAGAGATTGCCGAATTTGCATCATTTTTGAATCCAAAGCAAACGATTTTAAGTACGAAGCTGCAAATGCGAATCCAAAAGCATGGTATGAAAGTATATACATGGACCGTCAACAATAAAAAACAAATGCGCATGTTCAAAAAGATGCAGGTAGATGGCATCATTTCTGATTTTCCTGATTATTTCTTGGATTGA
- a CDS encoding M42 family metallopeptidase, whose amino-acid sequence MSVIKEEEIVSYIKELVSIPSPSGYTDHAIKYAADFMEQRKVPYKITNKGALLASIKGEDDGKHRLLTAHVDTLGAMVKEIKANGRLKLTMIGGFRWNSVEGEYCKIHTADGAIITGTILINQTSVHVYKNAGDAKRDDETIEVRIDAVVKTKAETEAIGISVGDFVSFEPRVEVTDTGFLKSRHLDDKASVGILLHIIDLISAGKIKLAYTTHFLISNNEEIGYGGNSNIPEKTVEYLAVDMGAIGDGQSTDEFSVSICAKDSSGPYHYKLRQHLVALSKANAVDYRVDIYPYYGSDASAAIRAGYDVVHGLIGPGIDASHAFERTHVSSLKHTANLILHYIQSELV is encoded by the coding sequence ATGAGTGTTATCAAAGAGGAAGAAATCGTATCTTACATAAAAGAATTGGTGTCCATACCCAGCCCCTCCGGTTATACAGATCATGCCATTAAATACGCGGCCGATTTCATGGAGCAAAGGAAGGTTCCTTACAAGATCACGAATAAAGGGGCATTGCTTGCTTCAATAAAAGGGGAAGATGATGGCAAACATCGATTGTTGACTGCCCATGTCGATACTCTGGGTGCCATGGTAAAGGAAATCAAGGCAAATGGCCGCCTTAAATTGACGATGATCGGCGGTTTTCGCTGGAACTCAGTCGAAGGGGAGTATTGTAAAATCCACACAGCTGACGGAGCAATTATCACCGGGACCATATTAATCAATCAGACCTCTGTCCACGTATATAAAAATGCCGGGGATGCCAAGCGTGATGATGAGACAATTGAGGTCCGGATAGATGCTGTCGTGAAAACTAAAGCGGAAACTGAAGCGATTGGCATTTCTGTTGGAGATTTTGTCTCCTTCGAGCCAAGGGTGGAAGTTACGGATACTGGCTTTTTAAAATCAAGGCATTTGGATGATAAAGCAAGCGTCGGCATCCTGCTTCATATCATTGACCTCATTTCCGCAGGAAAGATAAAATTGGCATATACGACCCATTTCCTGATTTCAAACAATGAAGAAATCGGCTATGGCGGCAATTCCAATATCCCTGAGAAAACAGTCGAATATCTAGCTGTCGATATGGGAGCGATCGGTGACGGACAATCAACGGATGAATTCAGCGTTTCCATTTGTGCGAAAGACTCCTCGGGTCCTTATCATTATAAATTACGTCAGCATCTAGTCGCCCTTTCCAAAGCAAATGCTGTCGACTATCGCGTCGATATTTATCCATATTATGGTTCAGACGCTTCCGCTGCGATCCGGGCAGGATATGATGTCGTACATGGTCTGATCGGACCGGGGATCGATGCTTCACATGCCTTCGAGCGGACGCATGTCTCTTCATTAAAGCATACAGCCAATCTGATTTTGCATTATATCCAATCAGAGTTGGTTTAA
- a CDS encoding IS3 family transposase produces MLRIVFKRAEHFEKELDQYIYYYNHKRM; encoded by the coding sequence ATGCTGAGAATAGTATTTAAAAGAGCAGAGCACTTTGAAAAGGAATTGGATCAGTATATTTATTACTATAACCACAAACGTATGTAG